A part of Aegilops tauschii subsp. strangulata cultivar AL8/78 chromosome 2, Aet v6.0, whole genome shotgun sequence genomic DNA contains:
- the LOC109763561 gene encoding AT-hook motif nuclear-localized protein 10 codes for MQPPPAVMTASSSEKKAAKRRSGPPRPRGRKSQLALLGGCSPGNAFAPHILLINRGEDITSKIMLLSELHSKSICILSANGPLSAITLRLSSHSGGLDNAVYQGQFEIISLKGSYLLSDEGGSGNSNGGLSIMVSTPCGSLFGGSVGGPLIAADPVQVIAGSFNYTVTEEKEEPKTSDSQLNELKVPWELDAMPYEPFSPLPLFGWSRIEDVKLDRHDFDLTNG; via the exons ATGCAACCGCCGCCCGCGGTGATGACGGCCTCCTCGTCGGAGAAGAAGGCGGCGAAGCGGAGGAGCGGACCACCGAGGCCCCGAGGGAGGAAGTCGCAGCTCGCCCTCCTCG GGGGGTGCTCACCTGGAAATGCATTTGCTCCACATATACTGCTTATCAATCGGGGAGAG GATATTACCTCCAAGATTATGCTGTTATCAGAGCTGCACTCCAAATCCATCTGCATTCTATCAGCCAATGGCCCATTATCAGCTATAACTCTCCGTCTATCTTCACATTCAGGTGGCCTTGACAATGCAGTTTACCAG GGTCAGTTTGAGATAATTTCACTAAAAGGCTCTTATCTGCTGTCTGATGAGGGTGGCTCAGGAAACAGCAATGGGGGTTTAAGCATTATGGTTTCTACTCCTTGCGGCAGCTTGTTTGGAGGTAGCGTTGGAGGGCCGCTGATAGCTGCAGACCCTGTGCAG GTAATTGCTGGAAGCTTCAATTACACAGTGACAGAGGAAAAGGAGGAGCCAAAGACCAGTGACAGCCAACTTAATGAGCTGAAAGTACCTTGGGAGCTGGATGCAATGCCTTATGAACCATTTTCACCTTTGCCTCTGTTTGGGTGGTCCAGGATTGAAGATGTCAAACTTGATCGCCATGACTTCGACCTGACCAATGGTTAG
- the LOC109763559 gene encoding probable phospholipid hydroperoxide glutathione peroxidase — protein sequence MAAASSATSVHDFTVKDASGKDVDLSVYKGKVLLIVNVASQCGLTNSNYTELSQLYPKYKDQGFEILAFPCNQFGGQEPGTNDEIVQFACTRFKAEYPIFDKVDVNGNNVSPLYKFLKSSKGGLFGDSIKWNFSKFLVDKEGRVVDRYAPTTSPLSIEKDIKKLLGSS from the exons ATGGCCGCCGCGTCCTCCGCCACCTCCGTCCACGACTTCACCGTCAAG GATGCAAGCGGCAAGGACGTCGACCTGAGCGTCTACAAGGGGAAGGTTCTTCTCATTGTTAACGTCGCTTCGCAGTG TGGCTTGACCAACTCCAACTACACCGAGCTGAGCCAGCTGTACCCGAAGTACAAGGACCAAG GCTTTGAGATCTTGGCTTTCCCATGCAATCAGTTTGGTGGGCAGGAGCCTGGCACCAATGATGAGATCGTTCAGTTTGCCTGCACTCGCTTCAAGGCCGAGTACCCCATTTTCGACAAG GTTGATGTCAATGGCAACAATGTTTCTCCCCTATACAAGTTCCTGAAGTCTAGCAAAGGTGGCCTTTTCGGCGACAGCATCAAGTGGAACTTCTCCAAGTTCTTGGTTGACAAGGAGGGTCGCGTTGTAGACCGCTATGCCCCGACCACTTCCCCCCTGAGCATTGAG AAGGATATCAAGAAGCTGCTTGGGAGCTCTTAG